Sequence from the Magallana gigas chromosome 4, xbMagGiga1.1, whole genome shotgun sequence genome:
CAAGATAAAATACGCTATcctaaataacattaaaataacagAAATGATTGATTGCTATCGAAGggtggggaagggggggggggttcgtgGACATCTCGGTAGACAGACATCTCGGCCAAACGACACCTCGGCCCACAAAAGACAGCTCGGCCCCGACAGATCGGCCCATGTAAAAGACGCCTCGGCCCAATGACAATTTTCGGTTGTAACATAATTATATCTCTTTGTACAACAAAACCGTACAATAAACATGGACAGATAATTTCCAACAAAACACTGCAACACTGCATGTGAAGGGAATACATGTGGGGCGGGAAAGTAAATGCAATTGCAAAAATACTTATCTATTGATTTACTACTAATTATTTGCTTAGGTAATAATGCAacttaattgatttttatatcgtatgaAAAAATCTGTAATTTATGTactacttaaaaaaaacattaagtaCTGACTTGCTGACCATAATTGCGTAACGGTTTTTGCCTTTAATCTGTTTTTGACATATGACTAAACATATCTGCTCAAAGTACGATAGGAATtatacaatctaattaaaattagatgttagaTCCGCTCGCTTACTCGCTACACATCTAATTTTAGTTAGATCGGGaattatagattttttaataattgaaagtttcttaaaatcttaaattaatattaaaaaaatattatagtcATTAACTAAGTTGTCAAAAAATGCCTTTAAAAATTACAGTTCTTTCATGGGATGGTATGGTCAATCCATTTTTAATGAAGTTTCTCTACATatttaccccctccccccaaaaataataaacattctTAACTAAAAATTTGTCCCACTAATTTCCCCCACGCATACTGCAAATAAGAATTCAGAAGATCACACATCACCTTTCAACGCCGCTCAAATAAACACAGATCGCcctaataaaatttgatttcaaattttgcTTTTCACTTTTAtcttcttggtttttttttctctgggGGAAGCAGAGGGTGTGCAAAATCAACAGGGTGACGGTGCGACACCCATGTACATATGTACTGTCAATGTATATATGATTATGTTAATTATTAAACATAAATCACAATACATAACTGTACCTTAAACTGTCTGTCCAAGTagtgttatgaaaaaaaatccaataaattTTTGGCaatgtattttaatgaaacagTTTAACAAATCAGTTTTGGAGGTCATATACGTGTATGTTCATGTGGAAAATTTGTAGTGAAACAAATagtttacatgtaagtattctttgaaaattgtttggcACATACATCAAATATCAAAGATACATTTTGGGACTCTTTTGACAAACAAACAGGTACAgtaaatgtacataaacatAAAGAAACCCACTTAACtgcataaaatatacattttaaaacaagtcTTAAAAGTTCAAATTTGAACACACTTTTGAAGTTATAAAGTTGCATTACAAAGCAAGATGATATGCTATAATTTTCCCCCTCACAACTAAATAAGACTTCAGATAAGTTAACATGAAGTCTTGAATGAAACATAGAATCTTCCTCCACCAGATACAAGTAAGAGGTCACCAAAGCAGTATTGCACCCATTGTAATGATCATTCCTGTGGTCAAGCGGTCAAGTTGTCTTATCACTTAGTTTAGCCTTTGATTACCGCAATGGGACGTAGCTTTATGGCCTTTCGGCTAATGCCTGCCATGTGACCTGcaaatgaatatgaaataaaattatattaaatacaaaatcttAGAGTCAGGAACAACATATTTTAGATATCATGATATCAATTGACATCTACAAATATTTAGTTCAATGTGACTACTGCCTATACTTACAAGTATCTACAACATCTGTGACATTTTTGTAAGATTCGGGTGCCTGTAAGAAAGCAAAAATGGAAAATGAAAGATATGAAGAGAATAGGAATTAATTGATGTATGTGGCATTTAATATACAAAACACCCAATGTTACTTTTAATAACACCTCCAATCTAAAACCTTCTCAAGCCTTTTTGACATTTAGAAAATCACTTTTAAATGTTCAATCATGTAGTAATCATAtgataacatattttcataaacataatgataaatacatgtattgtgtaatTTTATATCTCTTGAGACAAGTTAATCATCTTTAAATGCAACGGTATGTGTAAAACTCAATCATAATACAAAAGTGCAATCATGTAATATTTAACTCTGCTTTAGTCCAAAACTTCAAATTGATAACAATCAGTATTATACATATGAgctggattttttaaaactctgaCATAATTGTCCAAAAATTTTTATGAAGTATCTTCAGTTAGCTAGCTAAGAATTTCGACATGAATGGGGAGAGGAGTGAAACCCAAAAAAATTTTGATCGCAAAGCTTGGACTGTGATCGTACCTCCTCCATGACCAGCTTGGGTGAAGCCACTCTGATGCTGATTCCTTTCTCCTCCAAAGCAGACAGGACCTCTGTGTAGTCATGATTACGCCGGGACTTGGCTCGGGATAAAGCTCGACCCTTTAGAAAATATTTCCACAAAATCTGAAGTTGAGGATATACATATAGTTCTGAAATTGAAGTAATCCACCAATTTTGACcataatcagtaaaaaaaaaatcgcagtCAAAAGGACTGCACTTAATAATGttaaagtcattttttaaataacaaaaatgtagCTGTTCACTTACGTGGCACGTGGTTCCGTACGTCTCATCCATTCCCTGCTGTGTACCAGTCAGCACGTAGCTACACGTTCCCATGGTTCCCCCAATCAAAACAGGCTGTCCAGTCAGCTGatcatttgaaaattagatGGTAATAATTCTACTGCATTATACCTTAATTGCTGAACTAGcttaaattacattaatttgaaaaatataggtATCATTTAAACACAGAAAAGGTAATAGGAGTAAATAGTAATGGATTTTGGGTGGTAGCaaaagaatattaaattttataatattaggAATGTCTAttataattgtgttttttttaactcttattTGAATAAATCAGTTAGATGctaatttaaatatgaaatatttcataaagaaaCACAAGATAGCACTGATGACTTATTCCTCAtggttatatataaaaatatataaccatGGATCACTTCCTCACCTGATAATCTACAGGAATAAGGGGATGGTGGGGAGGGAAGGCCCGGGTGGAGCCCTTCCTGTGAACCAGTAAAGTCTTCTGTTTCCCATCCACAAAATGCTCCTCCACTTTGGCAATGTTGTGTGACACGTCATAAATCATAAACATGTCAAGGTCGTCCGTGGTACTGTCAAACATCTTCGCAAAGgcctttaagaaaaaaatggaaacaCTTTCAGTTTAAATGACCACTCCAAAAATAAATCTGAACCATTTCCTGCTTTGAAAAAGCATTTGCCATGGTTTGATTAATAGTTGTGGCATCAATTTTCATAGGCGTTTGAAACACacacttaaaaaaatttcatagaaATTTGAGCTCTTCTAATAACATGTTTGCTTGATTCCTCACTTGGATTAACATTTGGTTTCATCGATTGTTCCACTAAACAATATAATCTGCAAAAATTGGTGCTCAGCAAATAATGAAGAAATCACAGCACCTGTCTACAGAGGAAGGTCATGCTGGAGCGATTGACCCATGCATAGTTAGCGGCGGCCGCCATTCCTTTGAGGTAGTCCTGACCCTCCGGGAAGTAAATCTTGGCACAGACGAGTTGTTTGTCATTAACGTTAATGTTGTCACGCTTCATTGCTTTCTCCATAGCAACCAGAGCGTCTATAAAATGGTAAATATATTCGTTATTAAatgattgcttttaaaaatagcaaGTAATCTCCATGATACATGCAGTGATATTCTAATGAATCTTACATATTTGTTTGTCAcctaaaataaatttcatttggtTTATAGTAGCTTTATCATGCAGTTCTTGTGCAAATTTCTCTCAATCGAAAACTAAACCAACCCAGTGTGTAGACTTAGTATATCATGAtcgttgttttaaaaatttattctgtACTGAAACAGTTATCTAATAACACATTGGCATCAGAGATATggataataaatacatatacagtgtatggccacataaaattaattttaagattctCATTCCTGCCTGCCTTTCTGAAAATGGCCCGCCTTAAtgctttttatattattttttggaaaaaaaattgtgtggaaaagattttcatgaaaaaattgggatcggtacatgtaccatacaaaaaattaaaaacattttaatggctGTTTAAACATTTGGATTACCGTTTGAttccagtcatgtttgttatcatAAGGATACAAATTTCTTCATGTATTTACAGtcgaaataaaatggaattaaaagatTGCAAGTGGGTACTAATATCAGCATTAACAATTCAAAagaatagagcagttgttatttctaTAACATGAATggtaaaaaaagtaataaataaaatccaccCACCTGTCCCTATTTTTTTTGCTAATCAGGATGAGAATCTTAATATTAATTCTATGTGGCCTATAGGTAACTAAAGCCTGGCCAACACTGTATTTCTATCTAACTGTGAGGTGTGATATTTACCTGTTGCTACCTGGTGCCCCAGCCCCCTACTTCCACAGTGGATCACTACACACACCTGTCCCTTACACTCGATGCCCATCTTCTTGGCGGCAAACTTATTGTAGATCTCGTCCACCACTTGTATCTCGGCGTAATGGTTGCTGGCTCCCAGAGTTCCCAACTGAAATCAAGACCTCCGACAAATGAAAATTGTATAAATCACAGGGCCTTTTTTTCTCAGAGACTCTGAGATTTCATATTTTCTCAAAAGTAATTCTATGGAGAAAATGATTCCATTTTTTCAATAAGTGATCTTGATGTGATGAATTCTAAAATGTAAGGAATGTTGTTATCATCACTTAATAACTTCACTGACAAATACAAAACAAGGTTGACCATTTCAAATCAAGTGaaggttttatttttccaaCTGACCTGGGGTAGCCCCCTTTTCTTGGCCCGGCTGCTGACTTTCCCGGGGTCGGCCTGTAACATCCTCCCGTACTCCTCACAATGTTCCTTGTCCGCCGCCCATGCGTACCCTGACACAGAAAACACTAGACTGCATATAGAATTTATGTATCCATATATACCCTGACATAGACTAAGCCATTTTATCAACAACCACAGTACAGTATGAATCTTAAATGAAAttgtacaattaatatacaGGCAAGGACAAGTAACCGACAATGGCATTCtcaagtaaaataaacataaatagaGTCAGTCCCCATGGATTTATGTTAGAGAGGTATGGATCACTTCCGTattatgacatattttttctttaaaatatacaataaaccATCACGAATCATTAAATcctacatgcatatatatatatatatatatatatatatatatatatatatatatatatatatatatatatatatatcatactgacctacatacatatatatcatactgacctacatacatgtatatcgtacTGACCTACAAACATGTATATCGTACTgaactacatacatatatatcatactgatctacatacatgtacatgtatatcatattgacctacatacatgtatatcatactgacctacctacatgtatatcaaactgaactacaaacatgtatatcatactgacctttatacatgtatatcatactgacctacatacatgtatatcatactgacttacatacatgtatatcatactgacctacatacatttatatcatactgacctacatacatgtatatcatactgacctacaaacatgtatatcatactgaactacatacatatatatcatactgatctacatacatgtacatgtatatcatattgaccttcatacatgtatatcatactgacctacattcatgtatatcataccgacatacatacatgtatatcatactgacctacatacatgtatatcatactgacttacatacatgtatatcatactgacctacatacatgtatatcatactgacctacatacatgtatattatactgacttacatacatgtatatcatactgaCCTACACACATATATCATACTGACTTTCTTTAAGTGACCAGTCCATGCCCATTTCTAATGCCTCTTCCAAATtcctgtaaaaaatattttaagatatcgtCCAATCGACCTGCAAGTCaacgagaaaaaaaatctagtcATAAGTTTCATCAGATTGGTAAAACAAAATGCAGAAACCATAACCTTTTTAAAGCTTCATTGCTCTTTGTAATACTGAACAGAATTGGACTTTGTTTTTCACAACGATTGACAAAAGTATTACCATGAATCGTTGACACGGCCAGGTGTTAGAACTGGTATTTCAGCtataaaaatgctttttaaaatatatttaaatgtagGGAAATATAAAGATCTGACACCCATTCATTCCGTCTAAGCAAAAGTCTGCTTTAGAGCTGACACCACCTTTCCACTGTATTTCCATTTTTAAGCTGTTCAGTTTTATGATTTATGATGcttcaaaaactttaaacagGTCCAGAAGCCGATGCCGATAAAAAGATTTCCACATTAAACGTGCCTTTAAACACGCAAAATTCAGCATTGTAACACATCAGATATCCTTGTAAAACACAATGTAAAACACTGGGTGAAGGtgttaaaaaaagatttcatttcATTGCTTGAACGTTAATCATCTGCAATTTAACGtgcaatatgttaaaaaaacaaaacaaataaaataatttaattagtGTATTTCtgaatgtacattttttaaatttaaatacatatgtgcatgatatttgatttacttaaaatgcattttaatatatattacataaacCAGTTCTCAATAAAGGTCCAATCTTAGGGATAAACCTTTATATAAACCTATTAATATTGAAAAGTTAATTGAAACAACCAAACCTCGATGACTTTAAACACAccattttttaatgaatgaacAATACAACTTTTAATACTAAAAATAGATGGTATAATTctgaattcatgaaaaaattatgtttaagtTACATCACTGTCAAACCTTTGTGCCTACTTTGAATATacgattttctttacattgccttTGTTGCACTCACACACAAACAAATAGTCACTGTTGTCCACACATAGACCAAACGGACTTTCtagatcacagttatcaatgtaacggagaaactgtccattctgatccagaatgtggatGCAGTGGTTGTCacagtctgctgtcaggatgcgactctgactgtctgttgttATACCAAAGGGTTTAAATGGTTCGTTCTTGGTAACTAAGGGATGACCGGTatatctccatctgagtttcccggcctgattaaccaccactactgcaccagcCCCATAGTCAGCgacacagatgtcatggtttctgttctctgtgatatatttaatatcattattccTCGAGTATAAAGGCTTACAttcatcatcaaattgaattgtttgtttctctgtataCCCCGAGTAGtggacaactttggattgagttTTATCATCACTGTACATGGTAACCAGGAGATCATCTGTAGAGATGACACACAGCTTATTAGGCTTCCATCCCTGTAATCTGATCAACTCTTTTGTCTGTCCCATCTTTAGTAAATTCACTGTATTTGATTTATCATCAGTGTATATAAGATTCCCATCACTGTTTACGGCTAGATCTCTAGGCCAATTCCCTGATCTTGTGGTGTTTGTTTGATGCAACGAACCATTAATGTTGAAACATTTCATTTCTTTGGTCATTCCACTTGCCCAGATTCTGTCTTTATTTAAACATGTCACATTGATTAGGGGTACAAATCCAATCTTTATTGCGGCGACAAGCTCTGGTTTACCCAGTAGTTCTTTGACTGGAGTGTTGAGTTGGTTAATTGACGATATGCCCTCTTCGGTAACTGAAGATAATGGGGTAATCTGTCCAAACAAACTTTTTAGCTGCTCACAGTCTATTAATTTTGGAATAAATGTAGGGAGCATTACCTTAATTTTAGGTGGCAGCTTGTTAAATTCTCTCATCTTATAGCTGTATTCAATGGTCGGATTTACTTCTCTAGATACCTTCATTTCACGCATAGCCAGTAAGGTTTTATTTATCAGAGACTGTATCTGTTTTATTTCCTCCAAATGTTTCTGTAGAATATCTCTGTGTTTCTCTTTTATCTCGCCGATTTccgttttcattttgttgatgacgATGTCCatttctctgtgccattccTCTCCTTGTTTGGAAATTACTGTTATTAGTTTCTTATATTCTTCATCCAGGTTGGCAATCTGATTGTCCAATTCGAGTGCAGTTTCTTCATatttaggtggcaggggatagtttcgaaggaaagacccggtcaaaattttgaaataaagggagaacctgaggtttggctggttatttgaggtgtataaattgctagaatatttattgcattcattttgtggatagaggagctcatgtcaatttcattgatatatgacactttaatactggtagcacttttcatcagatatggaatgaaaatgcgaaactgtggccaaaattttcactttcggttttgtgcttgaaaagtagggtgggttcagaacacgaaatgtcactcgaaaagaaggtgattgaccccccattaattggtgattatttgcatgggtatacattaaggtaccaatcctatggtagtttatggcagttgctcgggactggagcgtggtgctggacccgtgaaaatgtgaaaaaagggcaatttttcagaaaattttgagaccgtccctggccATTCTATATaatgctatatgtaagttgtacttgttttattctgaaatgcttaaaaattctcaagagtcgggaccatgtgtcccctgcgtgcaaaccaattttagcaaatttaaaaatccactgaaaaattagatcacatatatgagcactatctgcctcacatttcctcgaccaaaaaaactatcccctgccaccttcaagaaaatgtcaaatttttaataggATTTAAGTTTAACAACATGGGAACAGAAAAGATGTTCAATGTGTGTAAAATGGGAAACTGGCTGAATTTTTATGATTGCTCAACCCTGTAATgagatttaggggccaaaatgtAGCAGGTGGTGGTCCTTAGAAAAAGTGCAATTTTCTAGTATTTTGGGTTTGTCCTTATATTAAAACCCTTTATAGGCATATTATTCCCATTGAAATAAGATGTTGGGTTGAATTTGGATTAACTGAATAATATTGTaccattttcatgaaattttctggaaattaATTGACAGCCATGCAGTTTTATGAAGCTTTAAACCCttagatttgataaaaaaaattgtaaaatgttgttcTTTCTCAaactaaaacagacaaaaagttgattttagggctaaatatatattttaaatgtgctacatgtaatttacatgtagatacatgtaattctgaatagttaatatctgcattttaagtcattataaacaattttaaaatgtctgattgtcaaaaaagcacccccccccccccttcaattttCTTCACCGACAACCAAAAATAGcctttatttcacatttcttttgataaaatctcatgcatacataaaatttctcccatttaaaacaaaacacatatgtttggtttcttctttattgaaaatataacaagaaaaattgaatttgtgtgcattttttaaccatttgtcATTTGCATGTATTCCCACCTCATTATGGGGGTGTGGTCAtgatgttcaaatttggtatttctttgtatgtaaaacatgtatttcaatctttataacaaataaatctagATCTTTTGGTATTGGTTAAAGAATAAACAGAGAAATTAGGTTTCATCATCATCCGTTCAGCATATTTGGGAAATAAGTCCTCGGGTAAGATGCCTGATTGCCATTTTCTAGGTACCTTTcccttttgaaaatatgaaagtgAAGGTTTTGTGTTCCAAATAGGTTGCTTTTGTGTTCCAATAGAGTTTTTAAACCTGTTAGTAccatttagaaacaaaaaagttgattgCAAGGAGTAATAATGTGTTTTTTCTTATTCCCATTTGCAGGGGGATAGGTGATACATATGAGTTGAATTCTCCTATATGTTGTTactaaatgtgaatatttcaatgtttttacatcAGATAGGGATAAAGGTTTCTTGTTataactgatttttaaagaaaaaatgtcttttggaTTGAAAAAAGTCATGATATATCTGAAAAACCTTACAGAAACAGGTTAAGGTGATTCAGCCGGGAAAGGGGGTAATACTTAAACAgccataacttttttatttttcaatgaaatcagaccaaatttgaaaggttttactcagaattgcatgaactttctgattttaaagtgttttgattaaagagaaacaaactctaaaagttaaaggtggcaggggatagtttcgaaggaaagacccggtcaaaattttgaaataaagggagaacctgaggtttggctggttatttgaggtgtataaattgctagaatatttattgcattcattttgtggatagaggagctcatgtcaatttcattgatatatgacactttaatactggtagcacttttcatcagatatggaatgaaaatgcgaaactgtggccaaaattttcactttcggttttgtgcttgaaaagtagggtgggttcagaacacgaaatgtcactcgaaaagaaggtgattgaccccccattaattggtgattatttgcatgggtatacattaaggtaccaatcctatggtagtttatggcagttgctcgggactggagcgtggtgctggacccgtgaaaatgtgaaaaaagggcaatttttcagaaaattttgagaccgtccctggccATTCTATATaatgctatatgtaagttgtacttgttttattctgaaatgcttaaaaattctcaagagtcgggaccatgtgtcccctgcgtgcaaaccaattttagcaaatttaaaaatccactgaaaaattagatcacatatatgagcactatctgcctcacatttcctcgaccaaaaaaactatcccctgccaccttcaagaaaatgtcaaatttttaataggATTTAAGTTTAACAACATGGGAACAGAAAAGATGTTCAATGTGTGTAAAATGGGAAACTGGCTGAATTTTTATGATTGCTCAACCCTGTAATgagatttaggggccaaaatgtAGCAGGTGGTGGTCCTTAGAAAAAGTGCAATTTTCTAGTATTTTGGGTTTGTCCTTATATTAAAACCCTTTATAGGCATATTATTCCCATTGAAATAAGATGTTGGGTTGAATTTGGATTAACTGAATAATATTGTaccattttcatgaaattttctggaaattaATTGACAGCCATGCAGTTTTATGAAGCTTTAAACCCttagatttgataaaaaaaattgtaaaatgttgttcTTTCTCAaactaaaacagacaaaaagttgattttagggctaaatatatattttaaatgtgctacatgtaatttacatgtagatacatgtaattctgaatagttaatatctgcattttaagtcattataaacaattttaaaatgtctgattgtcaaaaaagcacccccccccccccttcaattttCTTCACCGACAACCAAAAATAGcctttatttcacatttcttttgataaaatctcatgcatacataaaatttctcccatttaaaacaaaacacatatgtttggtttcttctttattgaaaatataacaagaaaaattgaatttgtgtgcattttttaaccatttgtcATTTGCATGTATTCCCACCTCATTATGGGGGTGTGGTCAtgatgttcaaatttggtatttctttgtatgtaaaacatgtatttcaatctttataacaaataaatctagATCTTTTGGTATTGGTTAAAGAATAAACAGAGAAATTAGGTTTCATCATCATCCGTTCAGCATATTTGGGAAATAAGTCCTCGGGTAAGATGCCTGATTGCCATTTTCTAGGTACCTTTcccttttgaaaatatgaaagtgAAGGTTTTGTGTTCCAAATAGGTTGCTTTTGTGTTCCAATAGAGTTTTTAAACCTGTTAGTAccatttagaaacaaaaaagttgattgCAAGGAGTAATAATGTGTTTTTTCTTATTCCCATTTGCAGGGGGATAGGTGATACATATGAGTTGAATTCTCCTATATGTTGTTactaaatgtgaatatttcaatgtttttacatcAGATAGGGATAAAGGTTTCTTGTTataactgatttttaaagaaaaaatgtcttttggaTTGAAAAAAGTCATGATATATCTGAAAAACCTTACAGAAACAGGTTAAGGTGATTCAGCCGGGAAAGGGGGTAATACTTAAACAgccataacttttttatttttcaatgaaatcagaccaaatttgaaaggttttactcagaattgcatgaactttctgattttaaagtgttttgattaaagagaaac
This genomic interval carries:
- the LOC136275035 gene encoding RNA-splicing ligase RtcB homolog, producing MPLSVTCPCLYINCTISFKIHTVLWLLIKWLSLCQGIYGYINSICSLVFSVSGYAWAADKEHCEEYGRMLQADPGKVSSRAKKRGLPQLGTLGASNHYAEIQVVDEIYNKFAAKKMGIECKGQVCVVIHCGSRGLGHQVATDALVAMEKAMKRDNINVNDKQLVCAKIYFPEGQDYLKGMAAAANYAWVNRSSMTFLCRQAFAKMFDSTTDDLDMFMIYDVSHNIAKVEEHFVDGKQKTLLVHRKGSTRAFPPHHPLIPVDYQLTGQPVLIGGTMGTCSYVLTGTQQGMDETYGTTCHGRALSRAKSRRNHDYTEVLSALEEKGISIRVASPKLVMEEAPESYKNVTDVVDTCHMAGISRKAIKLRPIAVIKG